CAGTGCGAAGTTATATTAGAATGTTTAAGAGGACAGTCTTATCCCCTGGTGAGGGATGAGGCTGTCTTTTTTTGAAAATAAGGTTGTTAGGTCGGGCTAGAAAAAGAATCTCTTCCAATCCAGGTTGTGCAAACCATTCCGATGAACCTCTGAAGGCGAAAATTATGTCAGCAGAGGCTTCTATAATTTTTGAGTTTCATCTCCATTGCACAAAATAGCCTGCAAATAAAAAGTCAAGGCTAAATTGAAGAACATTGAAAATTTTATACAGGTTGAAAAGTAGGTATCAAAATAAGACCACCACACCAGTGCTGGTCTGAGAATTATAATGATGATTAGGATTCTGGAAGAGATGAAAGATATTCTTTCACTCGTCCGTAATAGATTCTTAGAAACTTGTTGGCACCTGCAGTCATATAGACATAGTAAGGCTTGCCTTGAGCACGTTTCTTGTCTAAGAACTGATAAACAGGATCATCTTGAGGATGTGTTTTAATTAGGACATCCATTACCTGAAATAAAGTCTTTCTAAGATCAGAGGAACCTCGTTTTGAGGTTGGAACACTTTTTTGTTCATAACTTCCAGATTCATTAACACCGGGATCTACACCGGCAAATGCAGTAATAGCACTTTTGTGAGTGAAACGGGAAACATCTCCGATCTCAGCCATCAACTGAGATCCGAGTGAAGTTCCGACACCTTTCATAGCCATAACGACAGGATATTCAGGGAGTTTGGATGCAGTTTCATTCATGAGAGTGCGTAGTGACTCAACAGTTGTAGAGGCACTGTTAAGCTGATCCACAGCCTGCTTAATTATAAGCTTTGTAATGGCATCCTTTGGAAGTACAGGAACAAGTTCCTTTGCTTTTCCATAGATTTCCTCAGCTTTGGATTGGCTGAAGTTGTACTTCTTACGTTTGCACCAGTTTTGATAATGGTCGATAAAGGCATTCAGAGACATTTTACGGACACAGTCCACATGCCAGTATGTAGATGCAAAATCAACCCATTTCTGGCTGCCGTCACTGCGTGCAGGACTGTCAAAGTAAGTATTCACACCAGGATAGGTTTGGTCAAGGATGCCGATAAGATTATTTTTCATAGCCGTCTTGTGCTTCATGTAAAAGCCGAACTGACGGTTCATGGTTTTGAGCTGATTGCGTAATTCATCCATAACATTATACTGTTTAAGATTTTGCCATTTGTCAAGAGCATATCGGGCAATCTTAACAGAATCCGCTTTATCAGATTTCACTTTACGAAGAGAATCATTATCAAAGTCTTTGATAAGTTTTGGGTTAATGGCACTGACGAAAAGATTTGCCTTTGAAAGCTGATGGGCGAGGACTTCATAATAACGTCCTGTGTGCTCCATCACGATTCGGGACTCCCCTTCAACAGAGTTGATGAGTTCTACAAGTGAATGGATATCACTGGCTGTGTGTTTGATTTCGAAAGGTGCGGAAACAATTTCACCGAAAGGTCGCATGATAGCAACCATACTCTTACCTTTTGAAACATCGATACCTACTGCGTTCATAAATTGTCACTCCTTAAGATTATTGCAATGGATAAATACCAGTTTTACTCATTGCCTATTCAATCTACTGTGGTGTGACGCGAATGCACCTATGGCGATTCAACCTGCATAAAACGAACGCTGCGAATGAGGAGCTGGTTATCAGTCTAATTTACGGACGCGAAGTCCAAGATTGGAAG
The sequence above is drawn from the Coprococcus comes ATCC 27758 genome and encodes:
- a CDS encoding IS110 family transposase, whose translation is MNAVGIDVSKGKSMVAIMRPFGEIVSAPFEIKHTASDIHSLVELINSVEGESRIVMEHTGRYYEVLAHQLSKANLFVSAINPKLIKDFDNDSLRKVKSDKADSVKIARYALDKWQNLKQYNVMDELRNQLKTMNRQFGFYMKHKTAMKNNLIGILDQTYPGVNTYFDSPARSDGSQKWVDFASTYWHVDCVRKMSLNAFIDHYQNWCKRKKYNFSQSKAEEIYGKAKELVPVLPKDAITKLIIKQAVDQLNSASTTVESLRTLMNETASKLPEYPVVMAMKGVGTSLGSQLMAEIGDVSRFTHKSAITAFAGVDPGVNESGSYEQKSVPTSKRGSSDLRKTLFQVMDVLIKTHPQDDPVYQFLDKKRAQGKPYYVYMTAGANKFLRIYYGRVKEYLSSLPES